The Deltaproteobacteria bacterium nucleotide sequence ACATGGAGACGGGTACCTATTCGACGGCGGATTTTTTTGATGACGTCATGCAGGTGACCGAATATGCGGCGGACAAAAAGCTGACCAATATTTTGGTGGAAAATTCTTATGCTACCGCCCGTTGGCTGACTGACATGAACGTCAAATGGATTCTCGCGACGAGCACGCACGCGGTCAAGACTGGCGGCAGGATCAAGTTTCCGTCCGGCCGCGTGATCTCCGTCAACGACGGCGGCCTTGGTTTGGTGGAGATGTTGTTCCCCACAGCGGAGAAAAACGGTGTGGAGATTGTCTACGGTGCCAATGCCAATGGCTTTATCGCCGATGGCAAAGGCGCGCTCGCCGGTGTGCATGTGCGCAGGCGTGAAGGCATAGTCGATTTCAAAAGCAAGGCAGTGGTCCTCGCCGCGGGCGGCTTTGAGGCCAATCCCGAGATGCGCGCGCGCTACCTCGGCACCGGCTGGGATTTGGTCAAGGTGCGCGGCTCGCGTTACAACACCGGCGAAGCGTTGAATATGGCGCTGGGCCACGGCGCCCAGCCGGTCGGTCATTGGAGCGGCTGCCACGCCGTGTTGGTCGATGCCGAAGCGCCCGACGTCGAGTGCGCCTACGAGCACCGCTATTCGTACCCCTACGGCATCATGGTCGACATCAACGGCAAACGATTCGTCGACGAAGGCGAAGATTTTTTCAGCTACACTTATGCCAAGTGCGGGCGCGAAGTTCTTCGTTTGCCCTGGCGCACGGCGTATCAGATCTTCGATAGTAAAACTCGCCCGCTGCTCCGCTCGGAATACAATCGCGGTTTTCACGTTTCGGCTGACAGCATTGAAGCCCTGGCGAAGAAATTGCCAGGATTGGACTGGGAGAATGTCGTGAAATCGGTGAGCGCGTTCAACGATGCTGTCAGCGATGCGCCCTTCGATCCAGCCAAGCATGACGGCAAATGCACGAAGGGGATCACGCCGGTGAAATCGAACTGGGCGCAGCGTTTGGACACGCCGCCGTATTATTTGTTTCCCGTGACCTGCGGGATTACGTTTACTTTCGGCGGCATCGGCATCACCGAGAAGGGCGAAGTCAAAGATACGAGCGGCAACGTGATCAGCGGGTTGTTTGCCGCGGGCGAAATCACCGGCGGTTCGTTTTTTAACAATTATCCTGGCGGCTCAGGCTTAATGAAAGGCGCGGTGTTTGGACGATTGGCGGGAACCAGCGCGGCAGAATATGCCAAGGCGAAGAGAGTTTGATGCATTGATTCCGAGCCTCCTCTCCCTCTGGGAGAGGCTAGAGGTGAGGGTGCGTTGCTGAACGCAAGCGCGCGAAAAGCAGATCCTTCGCTTGCGCTCAGGATGACAAAACCGGCGATTTAAGCGTTGCGACACAGTTTCACAGGGCGAGGGAATAACTACGGAGTGATAGAAGGGGTTAGCGTGAATCAGCCAACAGCATCTTTGGTTTCTACGGTGATCATCGCGTTCGCGATTTTCCTGGCAGGCCGGCTCTCCGCCCAAGACCGCGACGCAATCATCGCCAAGGCTAGGCAGGAAAAAGAGCTGGTTTACTACAGCACCGCCGATATCCGCGATGGCACGGCGCTGGTGCACGCGTTTCAGAAGAAGTATCCCTTCGTCGAGCCGAAGTTGCTACGGCTCGGCAGTACTCAAGTGGTCACCAAGGTCTTGCAGGAGCACCGTGGCGGCGCACGCTTGTTCGACGTGATCTCGGCAACCAGTTTTCAATTCTACGAGATTCACAAGGAAGATCTGTTTCAGAAACACGAGTCGCCGGAGCGGCGTGCCTTTCACGATGACTTCAAAGATAAAGAAGGTTACTGGGTCAGTGCTTATCACAACGCCAGCGTGGTGGCCTACAACACCCACCTAGTCAAGCCGGTGGAATTGCCGAAAAGCCTAGACGACCTGCTCGATCCCAAGTGGAAGGGCAAGATGTTGATGGACAGCCGTGAGACCGAATGGTACGCCAGCATGATTCAAATTTTGGGGCGAGAAAAGGCGCTGCGCTTGATGCGCGGTTTGGCGAAACAAGATTTGAGTTTTCGCCCGGGCCGGACTTTGATCACTCAAGTGCTGGCCTCGGGGGAAGCGCCGCTGGCGGTGAACAATTACGATCACTTGGTCCAGGCGGCTAAGAAGCGCGGCGCGCCGGTGGAGTCGCTGCCCTTGACGCCGGTGGTGAGCCGGGTGACGCCGATCGCATTGGGCCGCTACGCGCCCCATCCGAACGTGGGCCGATTGTTCATCGATTTTTCGCTCTCCGAAGAAGGGCAAAAGATTCTCCGCGGCTTCGGGCGCAGCTCGGCGCGCCGGGGCATCGAGCCCGACGACTTGCAGCGCAAGGGCATTAAGCTCTACGTCAGCGACATCGCGCTGGCGAAGGACTACGCGCGTTACGACAAAGAGTTCAAAGAGATCTTTGGGCTGAGATAGGCAAGAGGAAACGCAGATGGAAACTGGCATCACGGCAAGGTTGGCACAGCATACTTCACACGTTCGCTACGAAGATATTCCGCCCGAGGCGATCGAAAGAGCCAAGGACTGCATCCTCGATCAGGTCGGTGTCGAGCTGATCGGCTCCACTCTCGACTGGAACAAGATCGCCTATCGCTATGTCACCGACATGGGCGGGCGCGGCGAAAGCACCGTAGTCAATTATGGCACCAAGGTGCTGGCGCAGGACGCCGCCTTCGTCAACGCGACCTTCGGTCAAGGCTGCGAGCTCGACGATGTCGGTTTCGCTGCCGGCGGTCATCTCGGCGCCGCCACCGTGCCGGCAGCGCTGGCGGTGGGCGAAAAGCAGCACTGCAGCGGCAAGGATTTTCTCGCCGCCGTGGTGGTGGGCTGCGATGTGATGTATCGCCTGCTGCGCGCGGTGCGGCCGTCGTCGGGCAAGCGCGGCTTTCATAGCCACGGCATCGGCTCGCCCTTTGGCGCGGTGGCAACCGCAGCGAGATTGCTGCGCTTAAGCGATGACCAAATGCTCCACGCATATGGCATCGCCGGCATGCATTCGAGCGGCACCATGGAATACGACCAGACCGGCGGCGAAGTAAAACGCGTGATCGCCGGCATCGGCGCGCGCGGCGGCGTGCAATCGGCCATGCTGGCCCAACTTGGCCTTACCGGGCCGCCGACGATCATCGAAGGCAAGCGCGGTTTCTTGAGGGTGTTTGCCGATGAGATCGAACCCGAGGAAATCACCAACGACCTTGGCAGCCATTTCAAGATCATGCGCGTCTGGTTCAAGCTCTACCCCTGCGTCGCCACGGTGCAGGGTGTTATTTACACGCTGACCAAGATGGCCGACGAGCACAAGTTTCGCGCCGAGGATATCGAAGAAATCCGCGTCGGTATTTCCGAGACCTCACTGTCTCACGGCGGCGCCATTTACGAACCGCACGATACGGCCAGCGCGCAGTTCAGCCTGCCGTTCTCGCTGGCGATCCGTTTGCTGAAAGGGGACAACGACCTGAGCTATTACATGGACTCGAAATTGTGGACCGATCCGAAAGTATTGGCGCTGGCGAAGAAAGTGAAAAGCTACGCCGATCCCAATGCCAAGAAAGATCAGAACTACAACACGACAATGGAAGTGAAGCTCACTAACGGCAAAAGCTACAAAGCCTTCGAAGCCTACCCGCCCGGCTCGCCGCTCAACATGGTGAGCCGCGACGTGCTGCGCGCCAAGTTCCGCAAGATGGCGCGCGCGGTGCTGCCAGATGAGCGCATCGACAAATTGATTGAAGCGGTCGACCGGCTCGAAAAAATAAAAGATGCCGCGCAGTTGTTGCCTTTGTTGGTGCGATAATTTGTTTTTAGCACGGAGCACCTAGCGCGGCATAGCCGCAACCGAACCAGGCAAGAAATTTTAACACAAAGAGCACAAGGGAGCACAAAGGCTGCTGCGCGCCGGATTCGGAATCGGACTCAAAGAATTTAACCGCAGAGAACGCAAAGGACGCAAAACTTCGGAGAGGAAATATTCACCACTCTAAGCGAGCTATTTCGAAGGAGGCCACGAAGGTAAGAAGCGAAATAAATGTTTTCTTCGAACTTCGCGCTCTTCGTAGCAATATCGGCGCAGTGAACTTCATGCAGGCTCTTCGACCAATGTCGCTCGTTCTTTGCCTTCTTCGCGGATCGCCAGGACCACCAGGTTGGCGACGAATACCGTGCCGGCGAGAAAATAGAAGGCGGTGAGAATCCCCCAACGGTCGGCGATGAAGCCGCAGAGCAGCGGCGCGATCGAGCTTAGCAAAGATTGAGCGCCGGAGAAGAAGCTCACGGTGCTGCCGCCCACTTCCTTTGGGCTCAGGTCGAGCACCCAAGCCCAGATCACCGGACGAACGGCGTAGAGGAAGAAGCCCATGACCGCGAGGCCCGTGATGAACAACCAATTCAAGCGAAAATAGGCGAGCACAATCAGGGCCAGGCTCGTGGAAATCAGTCCGGCGGAAAGGACACGCTTGCGACCGCTGCGATCGGAAATGCTGCCGGCAATGGGCGTGCCGACGAGTCCGGCGGTCTGAATCACGGATAGATAGAGCCCTGCCATGGCGCTGGAGAGTCCCAAATCATTGGTCAGATAGAGCGGAATAAACGTGTGCAGCCCTTGCTGCGTCATCGAGCGCATGCCTGCGACCAGGACCAGCATAAGAATGCTCGGGTTCTGCGCCAGCTTCTTCATTCCCGATAAGTATTCTTTGGCGGAGAGACCTTTTTTCGACTGGGCGCGGCTTTCGAGCTTGCCGAAAAGGAACTTCCACAGGACCAAGGCGATGACAATGCCAGGGATCAAATTGATAAACAGCACGTTGCGCCAAGATAGGTAGAGCAGCAGCACCCCGACAAAAAGCGGCGCCAGGCTTTCGCCGACGTTGGGCCCCATGGCATGGATCGCGATGGCGAAACCGCGCTTGTCGGGATACTTTTCCGAAAGCGTCGAGATGGCCGCCGGATGCCAAAGATAGTTGCCGACGCCGACAAAGGCCATGAAGAGGGCGATCCAAAAAAAGTTCTGGCTGACGCCGACGAGAAAATAGGGCACGCCGGTGGCGACGAGCGCGAGCGCCATGAGCAGCGCTTTTTTGCCGATCAAGTCGACGAGCATGCCTGCAGGGATGTTGATCAGCAGGTTGGCGGCGGCGCGGATGGTGACGAGAAAGCCGGCTTGGCTGTAGCTGAGCCCCATCTCTTTGACCAAAAACGGCAGCAGTAGATAGAAAGTCGCCGGGCACCAGTGTGTGAACGTATGGCCCAGGGCGATCATCCATAGAACCGAATCGGTTCGGCGCAGCTCGCGAACCTGATCTGAAAACTTTTGCGTGAGTGACATGGGAATGAGTTCTTGAATTCCAAGATTGATTTCCAGTCATAGTCCCGCCTGGTGACTTTTACAACTGGAAATAGCCACGCTACCAAAGGGCTTTGTCTTCGTGCTAAAAAAGATCGATGTTGCTGCTCTCCGAAAAAGAAGTTGCCAGCCTGATCGACGTTGACGAACTGATCGCCGCTCTCGAGCAAGCGCACGTGCAGTACTCCACCGGCAAGGCGGTGATGCCGGTGCGTTTGGTGGTGCCGCTGGCGCAGATTCAGGGGCGCATCACGAGCATGCCCGGCTACTTGAACGAGGACAAAGCGCTCGGCATGAAAGTCGTCACTTATTTTCAGGACAATCCCAAGCGGGGGCTGCCGGCGATACTTGCGACCATCATGTTGTTTAGCAGCGAGACCGGCAAAATGATCGCGGCGATGGATGGGACTTACATCACGACCATTCGCACCGCTTGCGCATCGGCGATGGCGACCAAGGTTTTGGCGAATGCCCAGGCGCCAGAGCTTGGAATTCTTGGCGCCGGTGTGCAGGCGCGTGCGCATATCGAAGCGCTGGCGCGCGTGCGGAAACTTGAACGGATCAAAATATACAGCCCATCTGGAACTAGCGCCGCAAAGATCAAGAGCGAAATGGAGCGTCAGGTCGGTGTTCCCATCGAGGTTGCCGCGAGCGCTGAAGCGGCGGTGCGTGAGGTTGATTTGCTCGTGACCGTGACAACGGCCAAAGAGCCGATCGTCAAAGCGGAATGGTTAAAGCCCGGCGTGCATATCAACGCGGTGGGATCGCACCGGCCTGATTTGCGTGAGTTG carries:
- a CDS encoding MmgE/PrpD family protein, which gives rise to METGITARLAQHTSHVRYEDIPPEAIERAKDCILDQVGVELIGSTLDWNKIAYRYVTDMGGRGESTVVNYGTKVLAQDAAFVNATFGQGCELDDVGFAAGGHLGAATVPAALAVGEKQHCSGKDFLAAVVVGCDVMYRLLRAVRPSSGKRGFHSHGIGSPFGAVATAARLLRLSDDQMLHAYGIAGMHSSGTMEYDQTGGEVKRVIAGIGARGGVQSAMLAQLGLTGPPTIIEGKRGFLRVFADEIEPEEITNDLGSHFKIMRVWFKLYPCVATVQGVIYTLTKMADEHKFRAEDIEEIRVGISETSLSHGGAIYEPHDTASAQFSLPFSLAIRLLKGDNDLSYYMDSKLWTDPKVLALAKKVKSYADPNAKKDQNYNTTMEVKLTNGKSYKAFEAYPPGSPLNMVSRDVLRAKFRKMARAVLPDERIDKLIEAVDRLEKIKDAAQLLPLLVR
- a CDS encoding MFS transporter → MSLTQKFSDQVRELRRTDSVLWMIALGHTFTHWCPATFYLLLPFLVKEMGLSYSQAGFLVTIRAAANLLINIPAGMLVDLIGKKALLMALALVATGVPYFLVGVSQNFFWIALFMAFVGVGNYLWHPAAISTLSEKYPDKRGFAIAIHAMGPNVGESLAPLFVGVLLLYLSWRNVLFINLIPGIVIALVLWKFLFGKLESRAQSKKGLSAKEYLSGMKKLAQNPSILMLVLVAGMRSMTQQGLHTFIPLYLTNDLGLSSAMAGLYLSVIQTAGLVGTPIAGSISDRSGRKRVLSAGLISTSLALIVLAYFRLNWLFITGLAVMGFFLYAVRPVIWAWVLDLSPKEVGGSTVSFFSGAQSLLSSIAPLLCGFIADRWGILTAFYFLAGTVFVANLVVLAIREEGKERATLVEEPA
- a CDS encoding ornithine cyclodeaminase family protein, which gives rise to MLLLSEKEVASLIDVDELIAALEQAHVQYSTGKAVMPVRLVVPLAQIQGRITSMPGYLNEDKALGMKVVTYFQDNPKRGLPAILATIMLFSSETGKMIAAMDGTYITTIRTACASAMATKVLANAQAPELGILGAGVQARAHIEALARVRKLERIKIYSPSGTSAAKIKSEMERQVGVPIEVAASAEAAVREVDLLVTVTTAKEPIVKAEWLKPGVHINAVGSHRPDLRELDGATLAQSKVVVDSREAIMGECGDILLALKEKSVGENVIHGEIGEVLAGAKAARAKASEITIYKSVGIAIQDVATAQLVYRKALESKTGTNVEI
- a CDS encoding FAD-dependent oxidoreductase is translated as MAGTTYDVIVVGAGNAGLTAALAARQGGAHVLLLDKCPKEVRGGNTRFSGGGFRFTYSSMDDIRPMVPQVTDEEASHMETGTYSTADFFDDVMQVTEYAADKKLTNILVENSYATARWLTDMNVKWILATSTHAVKTGGRIKFPSGRVISVNDGGLGLVEMLFPTAEKNGVEIVYGANANGFIADGKGALAGVHVRRREGIVDFKSKAVVLAAGGFEANPEMRARYLGTGWDLVKVRGSRYNTGEALNMALGHGAQPVGHWSGCHAVLVDAEAPDVECAYEHRYSYPYGIMVDINGKRFVDEGEDFFSYTYAKCGREVLRLPWRTAYQIFDSKTRPLLRSEYNRGFHVSADSIEALAKKLPGLDWENVVKSVSAFNDAVSDAPFDPAKHDGKCTKGITPVKSNWAQRLDTPPYYLFPVTCGITFTFGGIGITEKGEVKDTSGNVISGLFAAGEITGGSFFNNYPGGSGLMKGAVFGRLAGTSAAEYAKAKRV
- a CDS encoding extracellular solute-binding protein — its product is MRHSFTGRGNNYGVIEGVSVNQPTASLVSTVIIAFAIFLAGRLSAQDRDAIIAKARQEKELVYYSTADIRDGTALVHAFQKKYPFVEPKLLRLGSTQVVTKVLQEHRGGARLFDVISATSFQFYEIHKEDLFQKHESPERRAFHDDFKDKEGYWVSAYHNASVVAYNTHLVKPVELPKSLDDLLDPKWKGKMLMDSRETEWYASMIQILGREKALRLMRGLAKQDLSFRPGRTLITQVLASGEAPLAVNNYDHLVQAAKKRGAPVESLPLTPVVSRVTPIALGRYAPHPNVGRLFIDFSLSEEGQKILRGFGRSSARRGIEPDDLQRKGIKLYVSDIALAKDYARYDKEFKEIFGLR